Proteins encoded within one genomic window of Pararhizobium capsulatum DSM 1112:
- the istB gene encoding IS21-like element helper ATPase IstB has product MTRTASDTMPSGTTGGTPQILLSHHLKQLKLPTVLREYEKVARECAESGVDHPRYLLRLIELELIDRERRTVERRIRAARFPAVKSFDTFDFTAIPGLNKMLVLELARCEYILRRDNIIALGNSGTGKTHVALALGLAACQKGFTVTFTTAASLVSQLLEARDERRLLKLQRDLASVKLLIIDELGYVPLSSTGAELLFETFSQRYERGSTIVTSNLPFEDWTSVLGSERLTGALLDRLTHHVSILTMNGDSYRLKQSAARRRNPSSGAEQNQATQTVDPDTGEILTP; this is encoded by the coding sequence ATGACCCGCACAGCAAGCGACACGATGCCATCAGGCACAACGGGTGGAACCCCGCAAATCCTTCTGTCCCACCATCTCAAGCAATTAAAACTGCCGACGGTGTTGCGCGAGTATGAGAAGGTAGCACGGGAATGCGCCGAGAGCGGCGTCGACCATCCCCGCTATCTGTTGCGCCTGATTGAATTGGAACTGATCGACCGGGAACGCCGGACAGTCGAACGGCGCATTCGCGCGGCTCGCTTCCCGGCGGTCAAAAGCTTCGACACCTTCGACTTCACGGCCATACCCGGCTTGAACAAGATGCTTGTCCTGGAGCTTGCCCGTTGCGAATACATCCTGCGGCGCGACAACATCATCGCTCTCGGCAACAGTGGCACCGGCAAGACCCATGTCGCGCTCGCTCTGGGCCTCGCCGCCTGCCAGAAAGGCTTCACCGTCACGTTCACCACTGCAGCCTCGTTGGTCAGTCAGCTCCTGGAGGCGCGTGACGAGCGGCGGCTTCTCAAGCTGCAGCGCGATCTGGCTTCGGTAAAACTGCTGATCATCGATGAACTCGGCTATGTCCCCTTGTCATCGACCGGAGCGGAGCTGTTGTTCGAGACCTTCTCGCAACGCTACGAACGCGGCTCGACGATCGTCACGTCCAATCTGCCGTTTGAGGACTGGACGTCGGTGCTAGGGTCCGAGCGGCTGACCGGTGCGTTGCTCGACAGGCTGACCCACCACGTCAGCATCCTAACCATGAATGGTGACAGCTACCGGCTGAAACAGTCCGCCGCCCGCCGCCGCAATCCGTCATCAGGGGCGGAGCAAAACCAGGCCACCCAAACCGTCGACCCCGATACCGGCGAAATCCTCACACCCTGA